From the genome of Hyphobacterium sp. CCMP332:
AGATAGGACCGGTTTCCCGGCCAAGACAACGAACGTGCGAGGGACAAGAAGGTGTCCGTTGATCTCGGGAACAGGAATAACGAACCGCGCTTGAACGCTATATGAACGAAATTTCCGCTATCTGTTACGCTGTTTCCCCCATCGCATTTTTGTGACAACGTGGGGATTGTTGCCTCGGGGGAAGGCTTGCCTCGCATGCTGAATATCGCACTCATAGATGCAGACGGAAACCTGTCATTAAATCCTGCAGACCTCGAGGTTTACCGGATTGCAACGCGCGCCGTTTCCGTCGACCAGCCGGTTCCGGCTGACCGCCTCGATGCCATCGTCATCTGTACATCCGATCCGGATAAAGCCAGGGAATTGGCCAACCTGCACGGCGGTCAATCCAGGACCCGCCCGCCGGTCATTCTCATTTCTGACAGCGAAACACCGCCTGAGGGCTTTGATGGCTGGCTTCGCCGCCCCGTTTCAGCTGTTCAATTGGCAAATCGGGTGCAATCATTGCGGCGCCTCTGGGTCATGGAAGATGTGGCGCGCCGCCGCCGAGCCGCTGCTGAAGTGTTTGGTCATTCCGTCAACTCAGATGTGCTCAACGAGAAACGTCCAACGGTATTGTTCGTCGGAGATGCGACATCCCGCTTCATGGCCATTCGCCATGCGTTGAATTCTGCCGACACGGGTATGGTCGCCGCTTTTTCGTCTTTTTCGGCATTTGATTACTTGCATGAACGGCCCTTCGATGCCGTCATTCTGAACGCGATCAACAAGAAAGAGCTGGCTTTCACCATTTCATCGGCCATGCGGCGCAATGCCCGTCTGTATCACACTCCGGTGTTATTGCTCACACCGTCCGGAAGGTATGAATCCGCTGACGAAGCTTTCGCGCGGGGTGTCTCTGATATTCTTCCCGACAACGCCTCATCGGCCGAGATTAGCGCGCGCGTTTTACGCCTGGCAGATGAACGCCGCCGCCGGCGCGCGGCGAAAACCGTTCTGGAAAACTGCCGGGCGCGGTCCACAACGGATGCCGAACTCGGGCTTTACCGGCCAAAACTGGCATTGGCGCATTTGCAGGATCTGCTGAATACGGCAGCGAGGTCGCGAAAATCTACCGGTCTGGTGCTGATCTCGATCGAGGCACCGGAGACATCCGTCAGTCAGGAAAAATTGAGCGCAGCAAAGGTTCAGTTTGCCGCCATGTTGCGGCATCTCTTACGTGCAGAAGATTTCCCGGCACTCATCTCCCCCGATTTATACGCAGCCATTCTGCCGTATACGAGCAAGGACGGCGCGGCGTGCGTGGCCGAGCGCATTGCGGCTGTTGCCGATTGTACGGCCTTTGACGGTGATGATCCGCTCTATCCCTTCCGCCTGAACGTTCATTGCGTTTCGCTGGAAGCCGCGGGAGAAGAAACAGCCGAAGCGCTCATGGAGCGCGGCTCACGCCTTCTGGACAGGGAGCGGATGGAAGCGGTCTAGCTTCGCCGTGCGAGGTCTGCTAGCCGTGCCAGGGCGCGCTCCATACCCCTCAGGCGTTGTCTTGGCTCCGGCCAGTCGCCTGCGATAAGCAGTTTCTGATCCGGGCGCACGCGGAATTCACGCGGATTGTCCGTAATCAGTTTTACCAGACCAACGGGGTCGGCAAACTCGCCATTTCGGAACTGGATCGTCGCCCCCTTCGGGCCGGCATCGATTTTTTGAACACCCGCAATCTTGCAGAGCGTTTTGACCTGCATGACATGCATGAGCTGCTCAACCTCTTCCGGCAAGGGGCCGAAGCGGTCAATCAATTCAGCGGCAAAAGCCTCACGCTCGCCCTTGTTGGCGAGGTTCGATACCCGGCGATAGAGCTGCAGACGCAGATCCAGGTCGGCGACATAGCTCTCCGGGATCAGGACCGCTGCGCCCGCATTGATGGCCGGTGACCAGTCACGATCATCCTCTTCGCGGTCATTCTGAAGCGAGGAAACAGCCTCTTCCAGCATGGACTGGTAGAGTTCAACGCCAACATCGCGGATATGCCCGGACTGCTCTTCACCCAGCAGATTGCCGCCGCCTCTTATGTCGAGATCGTGACTCGCCAGAGAGAATCCGGCGCCAAGCGTATCGAGCGAATGAAGCACTTGCAGACGGCGTTCCGCCTGCGCCGTAATCTGCTGGTTCGGCGAGGTTGTGAGGTGGGCATAGGCCCGCGTTTTCGACCGTCCGACACGGCCCCGTAACTGATACAGCTGAGCCAGGCCAAAACGATCTGCACGATAGATAATCAGCGTGTTGGCCGTCGGTATGTCCAGTCCGGATTCAACGATGGATGTCGATACCAGAACGTCATATCGCCCCTCATAGAACGCCGTCATGATGTCTTCGAGACGCGTCGGCGCCATCTGACCATGCGCGACCATAAAGGAAACTTCCGGGACCTGCTCGCGCAAATAAACGGCCATCGAATCGAGATCGGTAATCCGCGGGGCAACGAAATAACTGAGTCCGCCCCGGTACTTTTCGCGAAGCAGGGCTTCGCGCACGGTCACCGGATCAAAGGGAGACACATAGGTCCGCACTGCCAACCGGTCGATTGGCGGCGTCGCGATAATGGAAAGATCGCGTATGCCTGTTAACGCGAGCTGCAGCGTCCGGGGGATCGGCGTCGCGGTCAGCGTCAGGACGTGAACGTTGGTCCGCAACGCTTTTAGCCGTTCCTTGTGCTTCACACCGAAATGCTGTTCTTCATCGACGATCAGCAGGCCAAGGTCCGAAAATTTCACTGAGTCTGACAACAGGGCATGCGTTCCGACGACGATCTCGGCCTTGCCGTCCTGTAATTCCTTTTTCGTCAGCGCGGCTTCCTTCGCCGGCACCAGTCGCGACAAATGCCGCACCTTCACCGGCCAGTTACGGAAGCGCTCGGAAAACGTCTTGAAATGCTGGCGGGCAAGCAGCGTCGTCGGGGCAACGACCGCGACCTGACGGCCTTCCATGGCGGTGATGAACGCCGCGCGCAGCGCCACCTCGGTCTTGCCAAAGCCGACATCGCCGCAAATGAGCCGGTCCATCGGCCGCCCGCTGGCGAGGTCTCCGAAGACATCTTCGATCGCAGAAAGCTGATCATCGGTTTCCACATAGGGAAAAGCTGCACTGAACTCGTCATAGGTCCCGCTAGGCGGCGTGATCACATCCGCTTTACGGGCATTGCGCTGCGCTGCGACGCGGATGAGCTCTTCGGCCATATCGCGCAGGCGCTTTTTGGCCTTGGCCTTGCGCGCCTGCCAGGCCACGCCCCCCAGCTTGTCGAGCTGAATTCCATCGCTTTCATTGCCGTATCGCGAAAGGAGTTCAATGTTTTCGACCGGCAAGAACAGCTTCGAACCGCCGGAATATTCAATTTCCAGGCAATCATGCGGCGCTTCATGAACGTCCAGTGTTTTCAGACCGAGATACCGGCCCAATCCGTGGTCACTGTGCACAACCAGATCACCAACACCCAGCGATCCTGCCTCCAGAATAACCTCGGCGCCCTTTTTCCGGCGCGGACGTGCCAGCCTGTCTCCCAACACATCCTGCTCGGACAGGACAACCAGATCAGCGGCTTCAAAGCCGTGTTCCAGCGGCAATACGGTGCGCAGAGCCGTATTTGCCGATGCTTTTTGAATATCCGCCCAGCTATTCGCAGGCAGCGGGGTTTTGAGACCATGATCGGCAAGCACGCTGCCCATCCGGTCCGACGCCCCTTCCGTCCAGGAGGCAATAACAACCCGCTTCCCGAAAGACAGTTGGGACTGGATGTATTTGGCGGTGACATCAAAGATATTGACACCTTCTGCCGCCCGTTCCGCAGCGAAACTGCGGCCCTGACGGCCGCCGGCATCAAACGCGTCAGGCTCATTGAAGGGTGTAAAGCGGCGAACGTCCATCCCGTTCAGGGCAGCAACAAAATTCTCGGAAGTCAGGTACAGCGCTGACGGGGCAAGCGCACGGTATGTCGGAGCCTTGATGCCACCCTTCACCGTCCCGGCTGCCGTTTTGCGGGCGTCATAATAATCCGACACCAGTTCATCGCGCTGGACGAGCGCGTCTGACGCCTGATGGTCGACGGCAATCAGGGCATCGGACCCGAGATAGTCAAAGGGGGTTTCCAGAGTTTCGTGAAACAGCGGTAACCAGTGCTCGATCCCCTGTGGTCTGTGCCCCGCACTCACACCCTCATAAACCGGATCGCCATCCGTTATCGCGCCGAATTCCCGCACATAGCCGGAGCGAAAACGCGAAATGCTGGCTTCATCGAGAAACAACTCGCTCACCGGCGAAAAGGTAATGACTTTCAGCTGCCGGGTGGAGCGCTGCGTTTCAGGATCAAAAGAGCGAACCGACTCCAGCGTATCCCCGAACATATCCAGACGGACCGGTTCTTCACGCCCCGGTGGAAATGCGTCCACAACGCCCCCGCGAATGGCGAAGTCACCCGGTTCCCGAACCGTAGTCGTCCGGGCATAGCCATTCGCCGTGAGGTAGGTTTTCAATTCCTCCAGATCGATGACCTCTCCGGGCTTGGCCTGAAAACCGCGGGCTGCCATCGTGGCCCGGGGGGCGCACTTCTGCGTGACCGCATTGATCGTTGCAATTATCAGGAGAGGCGATTTCTCGTTCAGTGAACGCGTCGCAAGCCAGGCCAGCGTCGCTGACCGCCGCGCCGCCACGCGCGGACTGGGTGATACCCTGTCATAGGGCTGACAATCCCATGACGGCAGCCGCAAGGCCGGAATTTTGGACGCAAAGAATTGCCAGGCGGACTCAAAGGCCGCAGCGCGTGAATCGTCCCGCGCGATAAACAGGGCCGTACCACCACGTTTGATGAGAGCCTGCGCAAGGACCAGCGCGTCATAGCCTTCCGGTGCGCCGCCGACCGTCAACCCGCCGGGCGACGAGGCAATGGGCTCAATCCAGTCCATGGTCAGGGTTTGGCAACGGCGATCGCAGAAGCCGCCAGCGAGTCAAAAACCGGACCCTGAAATTCCTCCGGAACCGGCTCGCGCCCGACAATCCATGCGTAGAGTTCCTGATCCGGTGTGTCGATCAGGGCTTCAAATTCATCCAGAGCCGCTTCACTCATATTCGGCAAATTCTTGCGTGCATAACCCCCGATCACCAGATCGGCTTCCTTGAAGCCCCGGTGTTCAGCGCGAAAGAGCAAGCGGCGGCGGCGTGTTTCAACATTTTCTGACATAGGACGGCCATATAGGCTGACCCGGCGCTGGCGTGAAGGCGTAACCTGTCGCAATCTGCACCTCATGCGGCCCGAGATTCTCTTCCCTCTCTTCAAGGAGGTCACCACTTTGCCCGGCATCGGCCCGAGACTGGCCGCGCTGGTCGTAAAAGTGGCCGGCGATCGGGTGCGGGATCTCGTGCTGTTCCGGCCGGTGTCGGTCGTGGACCGCAGCTTGCGCCCGACGATCTCCGAGGCACCGGAAGGTCAGATCGCCACCATCAAGTGTGAGGTAGAAGGTCATATCGAGCCGCCAAAAAGCCGCTTCACGCCCTACAAGGTCCGGATGAGCGACGAGACCGGCTTTCTGCACCTTGTTTATTTCAAACCACGCATTGATTACCTCAAACGCCTGCTTCCGGAGGGCGAAATCCGGATTGTATCCGGCAAGGTCGAGACCTTCGGTAGCGAAAAGCAGATCACCCACCCTGACCTCGTTCTGACCGAATCCGAAGCAGCGGAACTTGGCGGGCTGGAAACGGTATACCCCCTGACGCAAGGACTGAGCCTGAAAGTCCTGCGCAAGGCTATCCGGGCGGCGATGCAAAATCTGCCGCATCTGCCGGAATGGCATGACGGCTCGGTATTGCACGAACGAGGCTGGCCGGATTGGCACCATGCGCTGCAAAGCCTGCATTATCCGGAAACGCTTCCGGAAACAGACCCGGCCCATCCGGCGCGGCAGCGCCTGGCCTTCGATGAATTGTTCGCGCGTCAGCTGGCCTTGCAGATCGTGGCCCAACGCCGGCGCCGGCGCGCGGGTCAGCCGGTAGTCGGCGACAACTCCAGCATCAACAAAATCCTGACCGGCGCACCCTTTACCCCGACAAACGCACAAATGCGGTCCTTCGACGAAATTTCGGGTGATATGGCCTCTGACCGACGCATGATGCGCCTGCTTCACGGCGATGTCGGCTCCGGGAAGACCTTTGTCGCCGCCCTGGCGGCAGCGCGTGCCCATGAGGCCGGTCTGCAGACCGCCATAATGGCCCCCACCGAAATTCTGGCCCGGCAACTCGCACGCAATATGGAAATATTCCTGAAACCGGCGGGCATGAGCGTGGGCGTCATGACCGGGCGCGACAAGGGCAAGAAGCGCGGCGAGATACTGGAAAGACTGGCAACGGGTGGGATCAATGTGATTTGCGGCACTCATGCCCTGTTCCAGGAGGGCGTCGAGTTCGAGAAGCTGGGCCTTGTTATAATTGATGAGCAACACCGTTTTGGTGTGTCCGACAGATTGAAACTGTCGTCCAAGGGGCGGCGCCCGGAACTGCTGGTGATGACCGCGACCCCGATTCCGCGAACCCTGTCTTTGTCGGTTTACGGCCATATGGATATGTCGCGGCTGGACGAAAAGCCGGCGGGCCGCAAGCCGCCGGATACCCGCACGATTTCCATGGACCGTATTGACAGCGTCATCGATGGCGTCGGACGGGCCATCGAACGCCATGAACGTGCCTATTGGGTCTGTCCACTGGTCGAGGAATCCGATCTGTCAGATCTGTCAGCTGCAGAAGACCGGCATCGGCAACTCGCCGCCATATACGGCGCAGATCGCGTCGGACTTGTTCACGGACGCATGAACGCGAAAGACAAGGATGCCGAAGCGGTCCGATTCCGCAATGGCGAGATTGACATCCTGGTGGCGACAACCGTCATCGAGGTCGGAATCGACGCGCCAGATGCCACCATCATGATTATTGAACACGCCGAACGATTTGGCCTCGCCCAGCTCCATCAGCTGCGCGGCCGTGTCGGACGATCCGACAAGGCATCAACCTGTCTGCTTCTCTACCAGGCACCACTGGGCGAGATTGCCCGCAAACGCCTCGACATCATGAAACAGACCGATGACGGTTTTCTGATTGCCGAGGAAGACTGGAAACTGCGCGGCGCCGGCGATCCGCTCGGCGTTCGCCAGAGCGGACTGCCCGATTATCGGCTGGTCGATATCGAAGCCCATCTCGACTTGATCCCGCTCGCCAATGAGGCGGCAAAAAAGGCGGTCTATGAAGACCCGGATTTTACCGGCGAATACGCTGAGGCGCGCCGGGTTTTGCTTTATCTTTTCGAACAGGACGACGGCATTCGTCTGATTGAATCCGGCTAGTCGTTCTTCTTCAATCTGGCCGCTTTTTTCTTGATGTGTTCGGGCACGTTCGCGCGCGCCAGACCTTCTGGCGTAACCAACCCGAAGGATATGATCATCTTCGCGGCTTCTTCGACGGACATATCCAGCGGAGTCGTGCGCGAGCGCGGCGTGTAAAGCAGAAAGCCCGACGTCGGATTGGGCGTTGTCGGCACGAAAATACCAATCGAGTCCTCGCCGACATCCTCCTTGATTTCACCCTGAGCAGCCGCCGTGACAAACCCGATCGCGTAAGACCCCTGCGTCGGGAATTCAACGAGGACAACTTCCTGAAAGGATTGTTGGCGGCTCGAAAAGACCGTTTCGGCGATCTGTTTGACGGCCCCGTAGAGATTTCTCACAAGCGGGACCGAATTCAGCAAGCCTTCACCCATACTGATCAGCGTCCGCCCGAAGAAATTGGCCGCAAGCGCCCCCAGCAAGGTCAGCCCGACAACAGCCACAACCACGCCCAGCCCCGGCAGCGCAAATGGCAAATAGGTTTCCGGATTATACTGTGCCGGGATAAGTGGCTTGATGACCTGGTCCACGAAATTTACAAATGTATATATAATCCAGATGGTTACCGTCACCGGCAATGCAACGACGATCCCCGTCAGCAAACTATTTCTGAGCCAGCGAAACACGCTTGGTCTCCTTTGCAACAATTCAGACTGTCAATCCGGTTGATTCTGCGTCGAACTCGGCAACACTACGCGTCTGGCGGATCGACGCCAACACACAACGAGGTATCTGTCAGACATGGCTAATCTGTGGCAATCCGTATCCCGCGCCCGTATTGCGCTCTGGATGATCACAACGGCAATTGCCGGATTCCTGATGCTGGTGGCCCTGGCGGCCTGGGTGTTGCGCGACCAGATCTATCAATCGCTGCTGGATCCAGGTGAACCCTATCAGACCTACATCCTTCCGGAGGCACCCGATTACAATGATGTTGGCTCCTGGTATGCCCGTCCGGCAACGCTTTCGGATCAGCCGGCGGTGTTTTTCATTCATGGCACCACTTATCCCGGCGGATCGGACTGGAATGCAGCGATCAACGCCGAAGAACCCGCGAATCTGGTCATCGAGGAACAGCTCCCTAATTTCGCGGCACCCTTTTCGAGTGTGGGCGCGATATATGCCCCCCGTTATCGTCAGGCATCGCTCTACACATTCATGAACCTCCGCGAGGATGGCGTTGCCGCCCGCCTCACCGCTACAGCAGATGTGCGCACGGCTTTTGCCGCCTTCCTGACGACCATCGGCGAGGACCGGCCATTCATGATTGCCGGCGTCGGACAGGGCGGCCTGCACGGCCTCGCCGTCCTGACCGAGGATATCGCGCCCTACCCGGCCGTCCGCCGTCATCTGATAGCGGCCTATATTCTTGAATATCCGCTTCCGCTGGACCTCTTGCAGGGGCCACTGGCAGAGATTCCGGCCTGCGAACGTCCAGCGGACTATCGTTGCGCCTACAGCTATGTCTCCGCAATTTCGGAGAACGAAGACCGTATTCGTTATCTCACCGAACGGACCATGACCTGGGCGACAGGCGGGACGCTTGAACGTGTCGATGGCCGGGGGCTTCTGTGTATCAATCCCATTCTCGGGGCCCGCACG
Proteins encoded in this window:
- the mfd gene encoding transcription-repair coupling factor; this encodes MDWIEPIASSPGGLTVGGAPEGYDALVLAQALIKRGGTALFIARDDSRAAAFESAWQFFASKIPALRLPSWDCQPYDRVSPSPRVAARRSATLAWLATRSLNEKSPLLIIATINAVTQKCAPRATMAARGFQAKPGEVIDLEELKTYLTANGYARTTTVREPGDFAIRGGVVDAFPPGREEPVRLDMFGDTLESVRSFDPETQRSTRQLKVITFSPVSELFLDEASISRFRSGYVREFGAITDGDPVYEGVSAGHRPQGIEHWLPLFHETLETPFDYLGSDALIAVDHQASDALVQRDELVSDYYDARKTAAGTVKGGIKAPTYRALAPSALYLTSENFVAALNGMDVRRFTPFNEPDAFDAGGRQGRSFAAERAAEGVNIFDVTAKYIQSQLSFGKRVVIASWTEGASDRMGSVLADHGLKTPLPANSWADIQKASANTALRTVLPLEHGFEAADLVVLSEQDVLGDRLARPRRKKGAEVILEAGSLGVGDLVVHSDHGLGRYLGLKTLDVHEAPHDCLEIEYSGGSKLFLPVENIELLSRYGNESDGIQLDKLGGVAWQARKAKAKKRLRDMAEELIRVAAQRNARKADVITPPSGTYDEFSAAFPYVETDDQLSAIEDVFGDLASGRPMDRLICGDVGFGKTEVALRAAFITAMEGRQVAVVAPTTLLARQHFKTFSERFRNWPVKVRHLSRLVPAKEAALTKKELQDGKAEIVVGTHALLSDSVKFSDLGLLIVDEEQHFGVKHKERLKALRTNVHVLTLTATPIPRTLQLALTGIRDLSIIATPPIDRLAVRTYVSPFDPVTVREALLREKYRGGLSYFVAPRITDLDSMAVYLREQVPEVSFMVAHGQMAPTRLEDIMTAFYEGRYDVLVSTSIVESGLDIPTANTLIIYRADRFGLAQLYQLRGRVGRSKTRAYAHLTTSPNQQITAQAERRLQVLHSLDTLGAGFSLASHDLDIRGGGNLLGEEQSGHIRDVGVELYQSMLEEAVSSLQNDREEDDRDWSPAINAGAAVLIPESYVADLDLRLQLYRRVSNLANKGEREAFAAELIDRFGPLPEEVEQLMHVMQVKTLCKIAGVQKIDAGPKGATIQFRNGEFADPVGLVKLITDNPREFRVRPDQKLLIAGDWPEPRQRLRGMERALARLADLARRS
- a CDS encoding succinate dehydrogenase assembly factor 2, translated to MSENVETRRRRLLFRAEHRGFKEADLVIGGYARKNLPNMSEAALDEFEALIDTPDQELYAWIVGREPVPEEFQGPVFDSLAASAIAVAKP
- the recG gene encoding ATP-dependent DNA helicase RecG; its protein translation is MRPEILFPLFKEVTTLPGIGPRLAALVVKVAGDRVRDLVLFRPVSVVDRSLRPTISEAPEGQIATIKCEVEGHIEPPKSRFTPYKVRMSDETGFLHLVYFKPRIDYLKRLLPEGEIRIVSGKVETFGSEKQITHPDLVLTESEAAELGGLETVYPLTQGLSLKVLRKAIRAAMQNLPHLPEWHDGSVLHERGWPDWHHALQSLHYPETLPETDPAHPARQRLAFDELFARQLALQIVAQRRRRRAGQPVVGDNSSINKILTGAPFTPTNAQMRSFDEISGDMASDRRMMRLLHGDVGSGKTFVAALAAARAHEAGLQTAIMAPTEILARQLARNMEIFLKPAGMSVGVMTGRDKGKKRGEILERLATGGINVICGTHALFQEGVEFEKLGLVIIDEQHRFGVSDRLKLSSKGRRPELLVMTATPIPRTLSLSVYGHMDMSRLDEKPAGRKPPDTRTISMDRIDSVIDGVGRAIERHERAYWVCPLVEESDLSDLSAAEDRHRQLAAIYGADRVGLVHGRMNAKDKDAEAVRFRNGEIDILVATTVIEVGIDAPDATIMIIEHAERFGLAQLHQLRGRVGRSDKASTCLLLYQAPLGEIARKRLDIMKQTDDGFLIAEEDWKLRGAGDPLGVRQSGLPDYRLVDIEAHLDLIPLANEAAKKAVYEDPDFTGEYAEARRVLLYLFEQDDGIRLIESG
- a CDS encoding DUF502 domain-containing protein, which codes for MFRWLRNSLLTGIVVALPVTVTIWIIYTFVNFVDQVIKPLIPAQYNPETYLPFALPGLGVVVAVVGLTLLGALAANFFGRTLISMGEGLLNSVPLVRNLYGAVKQIAETVFSSRQQSFQEVVLVEFPTQGSYAIGFVTAAAQGEIKEDVGEDSIGIFVPTTPNPTSGFLLYTPRSRTTPLDMSVEEAAKMIISFGLVTPEGLARANVPEHIKKKAARLKKND
- a CDS encoding DUF3089 domain-containing protein gives rise to the protein MANLWQSVSRARIALWMITTAIAGFLMLVALAAWVLRDQIYQSLLDPGEPYQTYILPEAPDYNDVGSWYARPATLSDQPAVFFIHGTTYPGGSDWNAAINAEEPANLVIEEQLPNFAAPFSSVGAIYAPRYRQASLYTFMNLREDGVAARLTATADVRTAFAAFLTTIGEDRPFMIAGVGQGGLHGLAVLTEDIAPYPAVRRHLIAAYILEYPLPLDLLQGPLAEIPACERPADYRCAYSYVSAISENEDRIRYLTERTMTWATGGTLERVDGRGLLCINPILGARTTDYAPARMHRGGAQASGFREGANPAALPAQTGAQCTDGVLMTEPPRSRTLHRPGRLTEYFRLPPFNLFYEDLRTDAEQRLAAFLPVFEAENQLAPPLEQPEEIEDVPFRPIPDRSDDN